Proteins encoded by one window of Xylella fastidiosa:
- the argS gene encoding arginine--tRNA ligase gives MKAPVRALICQGIEALRSNGTLPTNTLPPDFVVERPKTRKHGDFATNVAMLLSKATGSNPRLLAQTLVAALPTSADIARIEIAGPGFINFHLHPVAYQRETINVLKQDNDYGRNLSGQSRTVGVEYVSANPTGPLHVGHGRAAAIGDCLARLLEANGWNVKREFYYNDAGVQIENLVRSVQARARGLKPGDALWPTDAYNGEYIADIAKAYLAGDSINMVDTIITSTKNVDDTAAIHHFAVNYLRNEQNHDLAAFNVDFDIYFLESSLYKDGKVEETVQKLINSGHTYEEGGALWLKSTHFGDDKDRVMRKSDGSYTYFVPDIAYHLSKWQRGYERAITELGADHHGSLARVHAGLQALEIGIPPGWPEYVLHQMVTVMRGGEEVKLSKRSGGYVTLRDLIEETSTDATRWFLIARKPDSQLTFDIDLARQKSNDNPVFYVQYAYARVCSLMHQAHEKNLNYDQTSGMASLDQLSDNTSLCLMIEISRYPEIVQIACELLEPHLIAQYLRELAHAFHTWYHNTPVLVENAVERNAKLTLACATRQVLANGLNLLGVGTPEKM, from the coding sequence GTGAAAGCCCCAGTCCGCGCCCTGATTTGCCAAGGCATCGAAGCATTGCGTAGCAATGGCACCTTACCTACTAATACTCTGCCTCCAGATTTCGTAGTGGAACGTCCAAAGACGCGCAAACATGGCGACTTTGCGACCAACGTAGCAATGCTGCTCAGCAAAGCGACTGGCAGCAATCCCCGCCTACTGGCACAGACTCTGGTTGCAGCACTGCCAACCAGCGCCGACATTGCACGGATAGAAATCGCCGGCCCAGGCTTCATCAACTTCCACCTGCATCCAGTCGCGTACCAGCGTGAAACAATCAACGTGCTTAAACAGGATAACGACTACGGTCGGAACCTGTCCGGCCAAAGTCGCACCGTCGGAGTGGAATACGTCTCAGCCAATCCGACAGGTCCACTGCATGTCGGTCACGGACGCGCCGCAGCCATCGGTGACTGCCTTGCGCGTTTACTGGAAGCCAATGGCTGGAACGTCAAACGCGAGTTCTATTACAACGACGCCGGCGTACAAATCGAGAATCTTGTCCGCTCAGTGCAGGCACGCGCACGCGGACTGAAGCCTGGAGACGCCCTTTGGCCAACAGATGCCTACAACGGCGAGTACATCGCCGACATTGCCAAAGCCTATTTGGCTGGCGACAGCATCAACATGGTAGATACCATCATCACCAGCACCAAAAACGTCGACGACACAGCAGCAATCCACCACTTCGCCGTCAACTACCTACGTAACGAACAAAACCACGACCTGGCCGCATTTAACGTCGATTTCGATATCTACTTTCTGGAAAGCTCGCTTTACAAAGATGGCAAAGTCGAAGAAACAGTCCAGAAACTGATCAATTCCGGCCACACCTATGAGGAGGGCGGCGCACTGTGGCTGAAGTCAACCCATTTCGGTGACGACAAAGATCGGGTCATGCGCAAATCCGACGGTAGCTACACCTACTTCGTACCAGACATCGCATACCATTTAAGCAAATGGCAACGTGGCTACGAACGCGCAATCACCGAACTAGGAGCCGACCATCACGGTTCACTGGCACGCGTCCACGCTGGACTACAAGCATTAGAAATAGGCATCCCGCCCGGCTGGCCAGAATATGTGCTGCACCAAATGGTCACTGTCATGCGTGGTGGCGAAGAAGTGAAGCTCTCCAAACGTTCTGGAGGCTACGTCACGCTACGTGACCTGATTGAGGAGACCAGCACCGATGCAACACGCTGGTTTCTGATCGCACGCAAACCCGATTCACAACTTACCTTCGACATCGACCTGGCCCGTCAAAAGAGCAACGACAACCCTGTATTCTACGTACAGTACGCATACGCCCGCGTCTGTAGCCTGATGCACCAAGCCCATGAAAAGAACTTAAATTACGATCAAACCAGCGGCATGGCGTCCCTTGATCAACTTTCAGACAACACCTCACTGTGTCTGATGATCGAGATATCACGCTATCCTGAAATCGTGCAAATCGCCTGCGAACTGCTGGAACCTCACCTGATCGCACAATACCTGCGTGAATTAGCGCATGCATTCCATACCTGGTATCACAACACACCCGTACTGGTAGAGAACGCAGTAGAACGCAACGCAAAGCTGACACTGGCCTGCGCAACCAGGCAAGTCCTCGCCAACGGCCTGAACCTACTCGGCGTCGGCACCCCGGAAAAGATGTGA
- a CDS encoding SPOR domain-containing protein, with product MATPRARNQARRNTNNAPPGWVWLIAGAAITAIVFLAAPKLFKKNDGSLLHIDANSNPNAQPAPVADHNTPIAQPSKPTTKDKPTPKQQEYDFYTLLPGKEVPTSNGDRIEKANTVPSNTPPKITSTPVQTTTNDPKPLPEPLSPSPAPIPVTPKKPTPAPTSPPPAVIADTTRYILQAGSFGTSNEAESTKARLAMLGLSARIESTNIGGKQLYRVRMGPYSNANELAEARKKIDSNGLQAITIKTH from the coding sequence ATGGCAACACCGCGCGCTAGAAACCAAGCACGGCGCAACACTAATAATGCCCCTCCAGGATGGGTATGGCTGATTGCCGGTGCGGCGATCACTGCAATCGTATTTCTGGCAGCGCCAAAATTATTCAAGAAAAATGACGGCAGCCTTTTGCACATCGATGCGAATTCCAACCCAAACGCGCAACCGGCGCCCGTGGCCGACCACAACACCCCTATTGCGCAGCCATCCAAGCCAACCACCAAGGACAAACCAACCCCAAAACAACAGGAATACGACTTCTACACCCTGCTACCTGGCAAGGAAGTACCTACATCCAACGGTGACCGAATAGAGAAAGCAAACACCGTGCCCAGCAACACACCGCCCAAGATAACCAGTACACCAGTACAAACCACCACCAACGATCCCAAACCTTTACCGGAACCGCTCTCCCCTAGCCCAGCACCGATACCCGTCACCCCAAAAAAACCAACCCCAGCCCCTACAAGCCCACCTCCGGCAGTGATCGCGGACACCACCCGCTACATTTTGCAGGCTGGCTCATTCGGCACCTCCAATGAAGCGGAATCGACCAAAGCCCGGCTTGCCATGCTCGGCTTGAGTGCGCGCATCGAATCAACCAACATCGGAGGCAAACAACTGTACCGCGTGCGTATGGGACCATATAGCAACGCCAACGAACTGGCAGAAGCCAGAAAAAAAATCGATAGTAACGGCTTGCAAGCCATCACCATCAAAACCCATTAA
- a CDS encoding C1 family peptidase encodes MQTVLKKRKKSGYGYIPDIADIRDFSYTPEKSVIAALPPKVDLTPSFQVYDQGRIGSCTANALAAAIQFERIHDKQSPEFIPSRLFIYYNERKIEGHVNYDSGAMIRDGIKVLHKLGVCPEKEWPYGDTPADQKTEEFPPGAPASKKPSDQCYKEARNYKITEYSRVAQDIDHLKACLAAGSPFVFGFSVYNSWVGNNSLPVKIPLPTKNDKLEGGHAVLCVGYDDEIRHFRIRNSWGNNVGENGYFWMPYEYIRNRQLADDFWVIKTVRK; translated from the coding sequence ATGCAAACTGTCTTGAAAAAAAGAAAAAAATCAGGATATGGCTATATCCCAGATATAGCTGATATTCGTGACTTTTCATACACCCCAGAGAAATCTGTCATAGCTGCATTACCACCTAAAGTTGATTTAACCCCATCTTTTCAAGTTTACGATCAAGGGCGGATCGGTTCATGTACTGCCAATGCTCTTGCTGCCGCAATTCAATTTGAACGCATCCATGACAAGCAGTCACCTGAATTCATTCCATCACGACTATTCATTTATTATAATGAAAGAAAAATTGAAGGCCACGTTAACTATGATTCTGGGGCGATGATCCGTGATGGTATCAAAGTCCTCCATAAACTTGGGGTATGCCCGGAAAAGGAATGGCCCTACGGCGATACACCTGCAGATCAGAAAACCGAGGAATTTCCACCTGGAGCTCCAGCAAGTAAAAAACCGTCAGATCAATGTTATAAGGAGGCTCGAAACTACAAAATCACCGAATATAGTAGAGTGGCTCAAGATATTGATCACCTTAAAGCTTGCCTCGCTGCAGGTTCACCATTTGTATTCGGTTTTTCAGTGTATAACAGTTGGGTAGGCAATAATTCGCTCCCAGTTAAAATCCCATTACCAACCAAAAACGATAAGCTTGAAGGTGGACACGCCGTCTTGTGTGTCGGATATGATGATGAAATAAGACACTTTCGTATCCGTAATTCATGGGGAAACAACGTCGGAGAAAACGGCTACTTCTGGATGCCTTATGAATACATCAGAAATAGACAATTGGCTGATGACTTTTGGGTGATTAAGACCGTCAGAAAATAA
- the coaBC gene encoding bifunctional phosphopantothenoylcysteine decarboxylase/phosphopantothenate--cysteine ligase CoaBC, with translation MTGSHQPRSLNGQRLLLCVSGGIAAYKSLELVRRLCGAGAQVQVAMTASAQQFVTPLSFQALSGQSTRTTLWDGNAEQAMGHIELARWAERVLIAPASADVIARLAHGLADDLVTTLCLATTAPLIICPAMNHNMWLHPATQANVAMLLGRGVQVIGPEDGPLAEGVSGLGRMSEPEAIVVALVQGVSPAPVHGGLFHGQRIVISAGPTFEDLDPVRYLGNRSSGKMGFALASAAVSHGAEVVLVAGPVYQPTPPGVIRVDVRSAAQMRDAVLSAFPADVYIGAAAVADYAPKSVLPQKIKKSGQTLILELVRTQDILSEVAAQTANLKFVVGFAAETHDVACYARGKLAAKHLDLIIANQVGIVGNGFESDDNAVTAYWQGGERVFASCSKVELAERLLALIAERMQT, from the coding sequence GTGACTGGATCTCATCAGCCACGGTCATTGAACGGACAGCGTTTGCTGTTGTGTGTCAGTGGTGGTATTGCTGCTTATAAATCGCTTGAGCTTGTGCGCCGCCTTTGTGGTGCGGGTGCTCAGGTCCAGGTTGCGATGACTGCTAGTGCGCAGCAGTTTGTCACGCCACTTAGTTTCCAGGCATTGTCTGGCCAATCGACCCGTACCACGCTGTGGGATGGTAACGCTGAACAGGCGATGGGGCATATTGAGTTGGCGCGTTGGGCCGAGCGTGTTTTGATTGCTCCTGCTAGTGCTGATGTGATCGCGCGGTTGGCGCATGGTTTGGCGGATGATTTGGTGACGACTCTGTGTTTGGCGACAACGGCGCCGCTGATCATATGCCCAGCGATGAACCACAATATGTGGCTGCATCCAGCGACTCAGGCGAATGTTGCGATGTTGTTGGGGCGTGGTGTGCAGGTCATCGGACCAGAGGATGGTCCGTTGGCAGAAGGTGTGTCTGGGTTGGGCCGTATGAGCGAACCAGAGGCGATTGTTGTTGCGTTGGTTCAGGGGGTGTCTCCAGCTCCAGTTCACGGTGGTTTGTTCCATGGGCAGCGCATTGTGATTAGTGCTGGACCCACATTCGAAGATTTGGATCCGGTGCGTTACCTTGGCAATCGCAGCAGTGGCAAGATGGGTTTTGCTTTGGCTAGTGCGGCGGTGTCCCATGGGGCTGAGGTGGTGTTGGTGGCTGGTCCGGTGTATCAGCCAACTCCACCTGGGGTGATTCGGGTGGATGTACGTTCGGCGGCACAGATGCGCGATGCAGTCCTCAGCGCGTTCCCCGCGGATGTTTACATCGGTGCAGCTGCGGTGGCTGATTACGCACCTAAATCGGTGTTGCCACAAAAGATCAAGAAGTCTGGCCAGACGCTGATCCTGGAGTTGGTGCGTACCCAAGACATCTTGTCAGAGGTGGCAGCGCAGACGGCTAACCTGAAATTTGTGGTTGGTTTCGCTGCAGAGACGCATGATGTTGCGTGCTACGCACGCGGTAAATTGGCTGCCAAGCACTTGGATTTGATTATCGCCAACCAGGTTGGGATTGTTGGAAACGGTTTTGAAAGTGATGACAATGCTGTCACTGCGTATTGGCAGGGTGGCGAACGCGTTTTCGCTAGTTGCAGTAAGGTGGAGTTGGCTGAGCGCCTGCTGGCACTGATTGCTGAAAGGATGCAGACATGA
- a CDS encoding YPO3983 family protein, translating into MTTASLDFPFFAFRSELPMNDYSASDMKCGDLTKEKLIHDYGLSFISFCVDPFNNEEGFIIRKNKVISDEETIVILFDEFRFWAGVLSFCRYSSLMQSLISNFQDNKGTPFSDPLLDKAFKDLILNKRSKNGSVARIKSVFDSYIDWERGIFPSENKEYLIEALNSAVYPQFTRVKDIFNGLGLAVHNINSMNIKIDSLHIYNDHYSASVQYQGQDHFGLDDGDIIDIRFRYFNIFRIWFVLQRWNKYAFKPFMTNMQANIEISGGRPVNK; encoded by the coding sequence ATGACCACTGCTTCTCTGGATTTCCCTTTTTTTGCGTTCCGTAGTGAACTGCCAATGAATGATTATTCTGCCTCAGATATGAAATGTGGTGATTTAACGAAGGAGAAATTAATACACGATTATGGACTGTCATTTATTTCATTTTGTGTAGATCCTTTTAATAACGAGGAAGGATTTATAATAAGAAAGAATAAAGTAATTTCTGACGAAGAAACAATAGTTATATTGTTTGATGAGTTCCGTTTTTGGGCCGGAGTGTTATCATTTTGTCGTTATTCAAGTTTGATGCAGAGTCTTATATCTAATTTCCAAGATAATAAAGGAACACCTTTTAGTGATCCTTTACTTGATAAAGCATTCAAAGATCTAATCCTAAATAAAAGATCAAAGAATGGTTCTGTGGCAAGAATAAAGTCAGTCTTTGATAGTTATATTGATTGGGAGAGAGGGATTTTCCCGTCGGAAAACAAGGAGTATCTCATTGAGGCTCTCAATAGTGCGGTATATCCACAATTCACTCGGGTTAAAGATATATTTAACGGACTTGGACTCGCGGTTCATAATATTAATTCAATGAATATTAAAATTGATTCTTTGCATATCTATAATGATCATTACAGTGCTAGCGTACAGTATCAAGGGCAAGATCATTTTGGATTGGATGATGGTGATATTATTGATATAAGATTCCGTTATTTTAATATATTCAGGATTTGGTTTGTTCTGCAGCGGTGGAATAAATATGCTTTCAAGCCTTTTATGACTAATATGCAGGCCAATATCGAAATTTCAGGGGGAAGGCCAGTTAATAAATAA
- the pyrE gene encoding orotate phosphoribosyltransferase — protein sequence MSHYRQRFLQLALDSNALCFGEFTLKSGRISPYFFNAGHFNSGAKTAALAQCYADAIDAANMNFDLVFGPAYKGIPLATALACEYAQRERDLLLTFNRKEVKNHGEGGTLIGAPLNGRKILIIDDVITAGTAIREVLRIIRNAGGTPTGVAVALNRQEIASETNRQSSVQALMAETGIPVVAIATLNDLLAFVEENASLAKFYEPLLAYKTHYGTEAPD from the coding sequence ATGTCTCACTACCGCCAACGTTTCCTACAGCTGGCTTTAGACTCAAACGCCCTGTGCTTCGGCGAATTCACGCTCAAATCCGGCCGCATCAGTCCCTATTTCTTCAACGCTGGACACTTTAATTCAGGTGCAAAAACTGCTGCCTTAGCACAGTGTTACGCCGACGCAATTGATGCGGCGAATATGAACTTTGACCTGGTGTTTGGTCCAGCCTACAAAGGGATTCCACTCGCTACAGCACTGGCCTGCGAGTACGCACAGCGTGAGCGCGACCTACTCCTCACATTCAATCGTAAAGAAGTCAAAAATCACGGCGAGGGTGGCACTCTCATCGGTGCACCACTGAACGGACGCAAGATATTGATTATTGATGATGTCATCACCGCAGGCACAGCAATCCGCGAAGTATTACGTATCATCCGCAACGCTGGAGGTACCCCAACGGGGGTTGCTGTAGCCCTGAATCGCCAGGAAATCGCTTCAGAGACCAACCGCCAATCGTCCGTTCAAGCACTGATGGCCGAAACCGGGATCCCTGTCGTAGCGATCGCAACCCTGAACGACCTGTTAGCATTTGTAGAAGAGAACGCCAGTTTGGCCAAGTTTTACGAGCCTCTGCTGGCCTACAAGACCCACTATGGGACCGAAGCACCTGACTGA
- the dut gene encoding dUTP diphosphatase: MSAAVKPLQIKILDPRLGTVWPLPTYATEASAGLDLRAALDAPMTLVPGDAELLSTGIAIHLVDPSLCAVVLPRSGLGHRHGIVLGNGTGLIDSDYQGPLLVSVWNRGREAFTIEPGDRIAQLVVLPIVRVVLQVVDTFVESGRGAGGFGHTGVR, from the coding sequence ATGAGTGCTGCTGTAAAACCACTGCAGATCAAGATTCTGGATCCTCGTCTCGGTACCGTTTGGCCGCTGCCGACCTATGCGACGGAAGCAAGTGCTGGGCTTGATTTACGGGCGGCACTGGATGCACCAATGACTCTGGTTCCTGGGGATGCGGAGTTACTTTCTACGGGTATAGCGATTCACTTAGTTGACCCGAGCTTGTGTGCAGTGGTATTGCCTCGTTCCGGTTTGGGACATCGTCATGGGATTGTGCTCGGCAATGGCACGGGTTTGATTGATTCAGACTATCAGGGGCCGTTGTTGGTGAGTGTTTGGAACCGTGGGCGCGAGGCTTTTACTATCGAGCCTGGCGACCGTATCGCCCAGTTGGTTGTGTTACCAATTGTGCGTGTAGTGCTTCAGGTAGTGGATACTTTTGTTGAAAGTGGGCGTGGAGCGGGTGGTTTTGGTCACACTGGCGTGCGTTGA
- the radC gene encoding RadC family protein codes for MHINNWPTHERPREKLLAHGAATLSDAELLAIFLGSGLRGHDAVQTARNLLHTHGPLRELLDRPPGDLMRLPGLGLARACKLTAALELSTRHLAAALQRGASIHDPISAGRYFAQRLRANPNEVFAVLFLDNRHRAISFEELFHGTINGAEVHPREVVRRALTLNAAAVIVGHNHPSGNREPSPADQMITQRLKNALDLIDVRLVDHFVIGDGAPVSFAEHGWL; via the coding sequence ATGCACATCAACAACTGGCCTACGCATGAACGACCACGTGAAAAACTGCTGGCCCACGGTGCCGCCACACTTTCGGATGCAGAACTGCTCGCAATCTTCCTAGGCTCCGGCCTACGCGGTCATGACGCCGTGCAAACTGCACGTAACCTGCTGCACACTCATGGTCCACTACGAGAACTGCTGGACCGACCTCCAGGTGATCTCATGCGCCTGCCCGGGTTAGGTCTGGCACGCGCATGCAAACTCACCGCAGCACTGGAATTAAGCACCCGCCACCTGGCAGCCGCCCTGCAACGCGGCGCAAGTATCCACGATCCAATCAGCGCCGGACGCTATTTCGCACAGCGCCTACGAGCGAATCCAAATGAAGTCTTCGCCGTCCTATTTTTAGACAATAGGCACCGCGCGATCAGCTTTGAAGAATTGTTCCACGGCACCATCAACGGTGCCGAAGTACATCCACGCGAAGTCGTACGACGCGCATTAACTCTGAACGCAGCGGCAGTGATCGTCGGCCATAATCACCCATCCGGTAATCGCGAACCATCACCAGCCGACCAAATGATCACCCAACGCTTGAAAAACGCCTTAGACCTCATCGACGTGCGCCTAGTCGACCACTTCGTGATTGGTGACGGTGCGCCGGTCTCATTCGCCGAACATGGCTGGCTATAA
- a CDS encoding phosphomannomutase/phosphoglucomutase, giving the protein MQQKLEQARDGAVASLLQVLSAQVKQLQNVVQRPAIVQVLGGGDVTAAAAAVREQFPGTEDVQVLTGDLSAAYADVARSGYARLGLIEAALGGDGVKAWVVRDGTQIGLGMAVMVKLGQAPAVVYLRLPLRGLISVLDAIEVPNSTYLALRQGSYTVVERGSAALASGGEALAKPLGWADLRMAAAVPQLENVPFDLGLLPSLIVVGVFALVAAVLLLVAGGHRMLPRRHGQMADAEQEQVTLRESVMQEAPERAIVLNDENKENKENKENKENKENKENKENKENKENKENKENKENKENKENKENKENKENNVALSSSLHLQFNLEAVVQPSLFHEDDIHGVVPSELNPGVAKLIGQAIGSAMQAKGLSDIVIGRDGRVSSSELSAALSDGLRHAGCNVVDIGLVPIPVVYFAACHLGVWSCVAVTGGHHPHDYNGFKIVLGGESLSSEAMSDLYQCITNGRLYASVDSGSLSERDVVDDYIQRIADDVQLNRPLKIVVDPGHGAAEEILSRLFKAIGADLVSLYGDIDGVSLIVHPDSGEPGNLQKLIQRVERADADLGLAFDGDAESLRVVTREGEVILSDSVLMLFATDVLQRNPGALVIYDAECTSKLSDYVLRNGGSPLMWKIGHSSIKAKMRETGAELAGEMSGYFFFKERWYGFEDALYAAARLLEILAQREDNPSQVFAALPHAYFTAQMEQSVEGDAQACVQSFIEEVQRSVEGGVFDGARLFAFDGLRADFTDGWGLVRVSDTASALVLRFEADTQAGLERIQSAFRTHLQALLPGQVLVF; this is encoded by the coding sequence GTGCAGCAGAAGCTCGAGCAGGCACGTGATGGTGCTGTTGCGTCATTGCTTCAGGTGCTGTCTGCTCAGGTTAAGCAGTTGCAAAATGTGGTGCAGCGTCCGGCCATCGTACAGGTGCTGGGTGGAGGTGACGTCACGGCAGCAGCTGCAGCGGTTCGTGAGCAATTTCCAGGCACTGAGGATGTACAGGTTCTGACCGGCGATCTGAGTGCTGCTTATGCGGATGTGGCGCGCTCCGGTTATGCCCGCCTTGGGCTGATAGAGGCGGCTCTTGGTGGTGATGGTGTGAAGGCATGGGTTGTACGTGACGGTACTCAGATTGGCTTGGGTATGGCTGTGATGGTCAAGCTTGGCCAAGCTCCGGCGGTGGTCTATCTTCGCCTGCCGCTACGTGGCTTGATAAGTGTGTTGGATGCGATTGAGGTGCCCAATAGCACTTACTTGGCATTGCGTCAGGGGAGTTATACGGTGGTCGAGCGCGGTAGCGCCGCGTTAGCCAGTGGTGGTGAGGCATTGGCTAAACCGCTGGGTTGGGCTGACTTGCGTATGGCTGCCGCTGTGCCGCAGCTGGAAAACGTCCCTTTTGATTTGGGATTGCTGCCATCTTTGATTGTGGTAGGGGTGTTTGCGCTAGTTGCGGCGGTCCTGTTGTTAGTTGCGGGTGGGCATAGGATGCTACCCAGGCGTCACGGGCAAATGGCCGATGCAGAACAAGAACAGGTTACTTTGCGTGAAAGTGTGATGCAGGAGGCGCCGGAGCGCGCGATCGTTTTGAATGACGAAAACAAGGAAAACAAGGAAAACAAGGAAAACAAGGAAAACAAGGAAAACAAGGAAAACAAGGAAAACAAGGAAAACAAGGAAAACAAGGAAAACAAGGAAAACAAGGAAAACAAGGAAAACAAGGAAAACAAGGAAAACAAGGAAAACAAGGAAAACAACGTTGCGTTGTCGTCGTCGCTGCATCTTCAGTTCAATTTGGAAGCGGTGGTTCAACCTAGTCTTTTCCATGAAGACGATATCCACGGTGTGGTCCCTAGCGAGTTGAACCCAGGTGTGGCGAAGTTGATCGGTCAAGCGATCGGCAGTGCGATGCAGGCCAAAGGTTTGAGTGACATTGTGATTGGCCGTGACGGCCGCGTGTCCAGTTCTGAGTTGTCCGCAGCATTAAGTGATGGTCTACGTCATGCCGGTTGCAATGTGGTAGACATCGGCTTGGTGCCGATCCCTGTAGTGTATTTCGCTGCCTGCCATCTTGGCGTTTGGAGTTGCGTTGCGGTCACAGGGGGGCATCATCCTCATGATTACAACGGTTTCAAGATCGTGCTTGGTGGTGAGTCCTTATCCAGTGAGGCGATGAGCGATTTGTATCAGTGCATCACCAATGGTCGCTTATATGCGTCCGTTGACTCCGGCAGTTTGAGTGAGCGTGATGTGGTTGACGATTACATTCAGCGTATTGCTGATGATGTGCAGTTGAATCGTCCGCTGAAGATTGTTGTTGATCCTGGTCACGGTGCGGCTGAAGAGATCCTGTCACGTTTATTTAAGGCGATTGGTGCGGATCTGGTGTCACTGTACGGTGATATTGATGGTGTTTCCCTTATTGTCCATCCTGATTCGGGCGAGCCAGGGAATCTGCAGAAGTTGATTCAGCGGGTTGAGCGGGCCGATGCCGATTTGGGTCTTGCTTTTGATGGGGATGCGGAAAGTCTCAGAGTGGTGACTCGAGAAGGTGAGGTCATTTTATCGGATAGCGTGTTGATGTTGTTTGCGACGGATGTGCTACAGAGGAATCCGGGTGCTTTGGTGATCTATGATGCTGAATGTACTAGCAAGTTGTCTGATTATGTATTGCGCAATGGCGGCAGCCCGTTGATGTGGAAGATAGGGCATTCCTCCATCAAAGCTAAGATGCGCGAGACCGGTGCCGAGTTGGCTGGTGAAATGAGTGGCTATTTCTTCTTCAAAGAACGCTGGTATGGTTTTGAGGATGCTCTGTATGCGGCGGCGCGTTTGCTGGAGATCTTAGCGCAGCGCGAGGATAATCCGTCTCAGGTGTTTGCTGCATTGCCCCATGCTTATTTCACTGCGCAAATGGAGCAGTCTGTCGAGGGTGATGCGCAGGCATGTGTACAGTCCTTTATTGAGGAAGTGCAGCGTAGCGTTGAGGGCGGTGTGTTCGATGGTGCTCGTTTGTTCGCCTTTGATGGTTTGCGTGCTGATTTCACTGATGGTTGGGGGCTAGTACGCGTTTCTGACACTGCATCTGCACTGGTGTTGCGTTTTGAGGCTGACACGCAGGCTGGATTGGAGCGGATTCAGAGTGCATTCCGCACGCATCTGCAGGCATTACTACCCGGTCAGGTACTGGTGTTCTAA
- a CDS encoding ABC-three component system protein, whose protein sequence is MARINLNYANLGPDQFERLIVSLCMKILGVGVQGFAKGPDGGCDAKFIGTAQHYPSDKNQWSGTMIIQAKHTNHFFSSCSDKNFYSEKSSHTVIGEEIPRIKKLRAAKQLDYYMLFTNRRLSATAHTKITEYISKQCEIPVESISLCGLEKLDMYFNHFPEAVHHAGLDPVDSPLIVRTQELAEIIEALAQLKEKGCQVLPDHSPVIWVPYKEKNELNQLSQEYEKEWRRIYLKEELFIRNFLAAPENTRFVEMYTSTTEHFRFKIIAKRKDHQNFDALVEYLMDLLFNRDSVLAQSGHQSLTRALLFYMYWNCDIGKKVDSTEEAEDAASNETLTS, encoded by the coding sequence ATGGCAAGAATTAATCTTAATTATGCGAATTTGGGGCCAGATCAGTTTGAGCGTTTGATTGTATCTTTATGTATGAAGATTCTGGGTGTTGGGGTGCAGGGATTTGCAAAGGGTCCGGACGGTGGGTGCGATGCAAAATTCATTGGTACCGCGCAGCATTATCCAAGCGATAAAAACCAGTGGTCAGGGACAATGATTATCCAGGCCAAGCACACCAATCACTTTTTCTCTAGCTGTTCTGATAAAAATTTCTATAGCGAGAAAAGTAGTCATACGGTCATTGGTGAAGAAATTCCACGTATCAAAAAATTACGCGCTGCCAAGCAGCTTGATTACTATATGTTGTTTACCAATCGGAGGCTATCAGCGACGGCACACACAAAAATCACTGAATATATTTCCAAGCAATGTGAAATTCCGGTTGAGTCGATTTCCCTCTGTGGACTAGAGAAACTGGACATGTATTTCAATCATTTTCCAGAAGCTGTGCATCATGCGGGGTTGGATCCTGTAGATTCACCGCTGATTGTCAGAACGCAGGAGCTTGCCGAGATTATTGAGGCGTTGGCACAGTTGAAGGAAAAGGGGTGTCAGGTGCTGCCCGATCATTCACCGGTGATATGGGTGCCCTATAAAGAGAAAAATGAACTTAATCAGTTGAGCCAGGAGTATGAGAAAGAATGGCGGCGCATCTACCTGAAAGAAGAATTATTTATTCGTAATTTTCTTGCGGCACCGGAAAATACAAGATTCGTAGAGATGTACACATCGACCACTGAACATTTTAGATTTAAGATTATTGCGAAACGCAAGGATCACCAGAACTTTGATGCGTTGGTCGAATACTTGATGGATCTGTTGTTTAATCGTGATAGCGTGCTGGCGCAGAGTGGTCATCAATCGCTGACACGTGCGCTGCTTTTTTATATGTATTGGAATTGTGATATTGGAAAGAAGGTAGATAGCACGGAAGAGGCTGAAGATGCTGCGTCCAACGAAACACTCACATCCTGA